The Microbispora sp. ZYX-F-249 genomic interval CTTCGGGCGAGGACGGCGTGCCCGGCCTCACCCAGGAGGCCGTGCCACCCGGCGGGGAGTTCGTCTACCGCTTCGTCGCGGCCCAGGCGGGGACGTACTGGTACCACACGCACGAGGTGTCCGACCTCGGCGTGCGGATGGGGCTCTACGGCACGCTCGTCGTCACGCCGAAGGGGGCCGCCGCCACCGGGACGGACCTCACGCTGCCCGTCCACACCTTCTCCGGCACGACGGTGACCGGCGACCACGACCAGCCCCTGGTCCGGCAGGTCGCGCCCGGCACGCCCGTGAGGCTGCGCCTGATCAACACCGACAACACCCCGCACCGCTTCACCCTGGCGGGCACGCCCTACCGGTTGGTGGCCGTGGACGGGACGGATCTCACCGGTCCGGGCACGCTGGGCCGGGCCGGCCTCCGGCTCGCCGCGGGCGGCCGCTACGACCTCGCGTTCACGATGCCGGCGGGCCCCGTCGTCCTGCGGACCGACGACCGGTCCGACGCCGTACGGCTCGCTCCCGGACCGTCCGGCAGCGGCACGGACGCGGGCACGGGCACGGACGCGGGCACGGGCACGGGCACGGGGGCGGGCACGGGCGCGGGCACGGGCACGGGCGCGGGGGCGGGCACGGACGGCGGAACCGCCGCCGGAGGCCGCACGGAGGACTGGCCGGAGCTCGACCTCACCCGGTACGGCACGCCCGCCCCCACGCCGTACACGCCGCGGAGCCGCTTCGACCGTGACTTCACGCTCGTCCTCGACCGGGGGCTCGCGCTCGCCGGGGGGAAGCCGGCCTACGCGCACACGGTGAACGGCCTCGCCTTCCCCGACATCCCCACGGAGGTGGTCAGAGAGGGCGACCTGGTCCGGCTCACCGTGGTCAACCGTGGCCGGGACACCCACCCCTGGCACCTCCACGGCCATCGGGTGCTCGTGCTCTCACGTGACGGCCGCTCCCCCACCGGCAGCCCGCTGTGGCTCGACACCTTCGACGTGCGGCCGGGCGAGGTGTGGGAGGTGGCCTTCCGCGCCGTCAATCCCGGGCTGTGGATGAACCACTGCCACAACCTCAGCCACGCCGACCTGGGGATGATGCTGCATCTCGCGTACGAGGGGGTGACCACCCCCTTCCACGGCGCGCACGGCGGATGACGCCTGCGGTCGGAGCGCGTGCGCGAGGCCGAGGACTGTGAATCATCCCCTTTTCCCTGGTGTGTCGGGTAAAAAATCCGGGCGTGAATTCGACCGAGGTGTAAACGCAGGGTAATCAGATCAGAACTTCGGGTGAGCACCACTGGCCCGGGTCCCCCCGGCCGGGCGTGGGCGATGCCGACCGAAGGGAGAGATCGTGAAAGTCGCCGGAAGCATCGTTCCCGCGCTGGCGGCGTGGGCCGCCACGGGGTGGATCGTCGCAGGTCACCCCACACCGGCGGTCGCGGGCCCGGCCGGTTCCGCCGTGGGGGGCCGGGTAGGTACGGCCGTCGTGGCGGACCGGGTAGGTACGGCCGCCGCGCCCCGGGCCGGCGCGGGTGCCGGGGGCCGCCACACGCCGGGCATCGCGGCCCGCGCGGCGTCGGATGTTCCCGGGCATCCCGCCCCGGGCCTCCCGGCGGTCCGGCCACCCGGCCCCGGCGAACCCTCCACGTCGGGACCGTTCGGGCAGATCGTGCCCGAAGGCAGGCGGGGGCCCGGTGTCGTGTGCACCTACCGGCTCCGGGGCGTGCACCGGGGAGGCTTCCTCAACGTCCGCGAGGGCGCCGGCATCCACCACACGCCCGTCGCCAAACTGCGGCCGGCCGACGGAGGCTTCTCGGGAGCCTGCACCGCCACCGGAGGCTGGATCGCGGTGAAGACCGCCGGCGGGGCGTCGGGCTTCGCCGCCGCCCGTTACCTTCACAGGCTCGACCTCGGCGGGCGGCCCTCGCTTTCGTGCATCTACCGCCTCCGGCATGTGCGCAGGGGCAGCTTCCTCAACGTCCGCGAGGGCGCCGGCGTCCGGCACGCCCCGGTGGGCAGGCTCCGACCGGCCGACGGGAACATCGCCGGAGCCTGCGACGCCACCCACGGCTGGCTGGCCGTCGACACCGCCGCCGGCATTCCCGGATGGGCCTCCGCCCGCTACCTGCGGAGGCTGTGACCCGGACCGGCGGGCTCCGTCCCGCCGCATCCCCCCGGCCGCCGTCCTCGTCCCCGGTGTCCCCCTGGCCGGGGACGGGGGCCGCCGGCCCGCCGCGCCTAGCCGAGGTCGGGGTGCGGGGTGTAGCAGTCCAGCCGCATGAAGTCCTCGCTGGTCATCAGCGTGTCCATGTCGCCGATGTGCCAGCCCGCCTCCAGCAGCAGGGGCAGCAGCGGATGCGTGCCGGGCACCGCCAGAAGCACCCGCCCGGCCCGGGGATGCGCGTTCGCCGCCTCCAGCACGATGTCGGCGCAGTCCTGGGGGGTCGCACCCCCGGCGGGCCCGATGACGACCCTGTCTCCGGCCACCCTGGCGAACGCGTAGCCCGACCCGCTGACGTGCAGGGTCACGCCGGGCAGCCCGGCGTACCACGTCAGCGTCGCGGTCCGGTCCCCGCCGGAGACGTGGGCGTCCATGGCCGCCGCCGCGCGGACCTCCGCCTCCCCCGGCCCGCTCTCCCCCGGCACCGCCGGCCCGCTCTCCCGCGACGCGGGCCGGCCACCGAGCGGCCCCCGCTTGAGGTACAGCAACGGGCAGCGCGGGCGCATCCCGTTCCTGACGTACAGGGCGAGAGCCCTCTTGTCGTTCGACGCGAAGGTGACTTTGGGCGTGTCGCGCGGCAGCAGGCGGGCCAGGATCGCGCGGCCCAGCCCCGACGACTGGTGGTCCGGGAGGACGAACAGGTCGCCGAGGTGCGTGACCGTCCCCCGGCGCAACGTGCCGCCGAAGCCCGCGATCGTGCCGTCCACCTCGCCGACGAGCACCGCGCCGAACTCGCGTTCGGCGTCCACGAAGTCCGGCCGCTCCGGCCACATGCCCAGGAGGCCGTAGTGGCCGGCGACGGCGCGAAGGCCGGGCATGTCGGCCTCGGCCGCGGCACGGACGATCGGTTCCGCCATCGGTGCTCCCCCTGGGCGTTCTCTCCTCGTTCCGTTCACCTTAGGGCGCGTTCATCCTCCCGTTTCTCCCCGGGGCATCGGATGGGGACGTAATCGAGCGGAGCAGGCGGAGGACATGTGAGGATCGGCGTCCCGGCACCGGACCCGTACGGCCGGCGCGACCGGATCGTGCTGGTCGTCCCGGCCCTGGCCGCGCTGGTGGGCGGCCTGTGGGGCATCCGGCGCGGCTCGATGTGGCAGGACGAGGCCACGACGTACGCCGTGGCGGGACGGGACCTGACGGACCTGTGGCGCACGCTGGGAAACGTCGACGCGGTCCACGGCTGCTACTACCTCCTGGTGCACCCTCTCGTCCGGCTCGTGGGCGATGCCGTCCCGGCGGAGGTGGTCATCCGGCTTCCGTCCGTCGTCGCCACGGCCGTCGCGGCGGCCGGTGTCGCGGCCGTCGGCCGGCGGCTGGCCTCGGCCACGGCCGGTCTCTATGCCGGCCTCGCGTACGCCGCCTCCCCTGTCGTCGTCTTCCACGCCCAGGATGGCAGGCCGTACGCGCTGGTCGCGGCGGCGGTGGTGGAGGCGACGCGCCTGCTCGCCACAGCGCTGGGCCGTCCACCGGGCGACCCGTCGGGGCGGAGGACCTGGGCGCGGTACGGCCTGGCGGTCGCCGTCGCCTGCCTGCTCAACCTGTTCGCCGTGCTGGCCCTGGCGGCGCACGCGGTCACGGTGCTCGCCGCCGCGCCCGCACGGAAAGGGCTCGGTGCGGGGAGAGGCGTCGCGCGGCGCTGGGCCGGCGCCGTCGCGGCCGCCCTGACCGCCGTCCTGCCGGTGGCGTGGGCGGCGTTCGGCCAGCGCGGCCAGGTGGCCTGGCTGGAGCGGCCCGGCCTGCCGGAGGTGAAGGCCCTCGTCGCGCGTTTCGCCGGGACCGGCGTTCTCCTCGCGGCGACCGTGGTGCTCGTCGCGCTCGGTCTGGCGAGCAGTCGTGGGGGCGGCCCGGCCGGAAACGGTGGCACGCGCCGGGCGGCCGACGCCGCCGGGCCGGCACCCGGCGACCCGATCCGGCGCGGCTCGCCCGGGATCGCCATGGTCGCCGTGCCGCTCGCGGTCCTGCCGCCCGCCCTGCTGCTCGCGGTGTCGCAGATCCAGCCGCTCTATCAGGACCGCTACGTCCTTTTCTCGGTGGTGGGGCTCGCGCTGGCGCTGGGCGCCGGGCTCGCCCGGGCCGTACGGCTCCTGCCCGGGGCGGCGCCGGGGTGGCTGCGGGCAGCGGCCGCGCTGGCGCTGCCCGCTCTGCTGCTGGCGGCGTCCCTCCCGGCCCAGGCCGCCGTCAGACGGATCGACAGCCGCCGCGACGACCCGGCCGCCGTGGCGCGGATCATCGGGTCGGAACGACGGCCCGGAGACGCCGTGCTCTTCCTGCCCTCGATCCGCCGCCTGGTCGCCGAGGCGTACCCGGACTCGTTCCGGGGCGTCCACGACGCGGCGCTGAGGGCCGGCGGCGCGGAATCGGGCACCCTCGCCGGGCGTGAGCTGCCCGCGGGCCGGATCGCCGCGTCGCTGGACACGGCGCCGCGGGTGTGGGTGGTGAGCCGCCCCCATCCCGCACCCGGCGACCTCTCGTCTCCGCGTGACTCCGCGAAGCGGCTGCTGCTGCGCGAGAGCTACCGCCGGGAGCGAAGCGTCCGCGTGCTCGGCTACGTCGTACGGCTGTACACGCGGGTCAGCCCTTGACGGCCCCCGCGGTCAGGCCGCTGACGAGCTGGCGCTCGGCCACGGCGTAGAAGCCGAGGGCGGGCAGCATCGCGACCACGATGTAGGCCATGACGCGCGCGATGTCCGTCGCGTACTGCCCCTGGAACTGCTGGACGCCCAGCGGGATGGTGAAGAGGCTGTCGTCGCTGAACACCACGAGCGGCAGCATGAACTGGTTCCAGCTGTTGACCACCGCCAGCACGGAGACCGTGGCGATCGCGGGCCGGGCCATCGGCAGCAGGATCCGCCAGAAGAAGCCGAACGACGAGCACCCGTCGAGGATCGCCGCCTCCTCGATCTCCCCCGGGATGGCCCGGAAGAAGCCGCGCAGGATGATGATCGTCATCGGCATGCCGAAGGCCGCCTGCGGGAGGATCACGCCGAGCGGGTTGTCGAGCAGCCCGAACATCCGCAGCAGCACGAACAGCGGCAGGATCGCCACCGCGAACGGGAACATGAGCCCCGCGGCGAACATCGTGAACAGCGCTTCGCGCCCCCGGAAGGCGAACCGCGCGAACACGAAGGCCGCCATCGCGGACACCGCGACGACCACGAGCGTGGTCAGCACCGCGATGTACGTGCTGTTCCAGAGCATGCGCCAGAACGACGCGGAAGCGAGCACGCTCGTGTAGTTCTCCGGCACCCAGGGGTCGGGCAGGCCCAGCGGGTTGCTCGACAGCTGCCGGGTGGTCTTGAAGCCGCCGAGCACGCCGTACAGCAGCGGGATGCCGACGAACAGCGCCGTGATCACGACGATCGCGTGCAGGGACAGGCTGCGCAGCGGACCGCCCGACGTCGGAGACTGCTTGTGACGTTTCGCGCTCATCGCTGGTCCCTCAGCACGGTGCTCGCTCCTTCGAGGTCGCGGCGCATGACGTATCTCTGGTAGAAGAGCGCGAACACGAGGCTGATGAAGAACATCACCACGCTGATCGCACTCGCGTAGCCGACCTGGAAGCGTTTGAAGCCGAACTGGAACATCGTGACGGCCATCGTCTCGGAGGAGTGCGACGGGCCTCCGCCGGTGATGATCCAGACCAGGTCGAACAGCTGGATCGCACCGATGACCGACAGGAACACGCTGATGCGGATCGTCGGGCCGAGCAGCGGCAGCGTGACGTAGCGGAAGGTCTTCCAGCCCGTCGCGCCGTCGATCTGGGCGGCCTCGGTGAGCTCCCGCGGGATGCCCTGGCGCCCGGCGATGTACAGGATCATGTGGAAGCCGAAGTACTTCCAGGTCATGACGATGAACACCGACATCATGACCGTCGACGGGTCGGCGAACCAGTCGAGCTGGTCGACACCGAACCAGCCGAGGATGTAGTTGGCCAGGCCGTCGGTGGGCGACAGGATCATCATGAACAGGACCGCGGTGATCGCCTCGGACAGGACGTACGGGGCGAAGAACAGCAGGCGGAAGAACGCCCGGCCGCGGATCTTCTGGTTCAGCAGCATGGCGATGCCCAGCGAGAGGGGCAGCTGGATCGCCACCGACAGGATGATCAGCAGCAGGCCGCGCCACAGGTCACCCAGGAAGACCTCGTCCGCCAGCACGCGGGTGAAGTTGGCCAGGCCGATGAAGTCCGTCGGCAGCCCGCGCATGCCGTTCCACTTGAACACGCTCGCGTAGAAGGCGAGCAGGATCGGCGCCACGACGAGCCCGAAGAAGAGCACGAGGGCGGGGAGCAGGAACAGGAGGATCGTGGTGAACCCCCGGAGCCTGAGGCTCCGGGGTCTCGTCGTCTTCACGCGACAGTTACTCCGACTTCGCGGTTTCCGTGATGGCCTGCGCCACCTGCTCGGGCGTCTTGGTCCCGGCGATCAGCTGGGCCACGGAGTCGTTGACCTCCTGGCCGACGGCCGGCGGGTACGCCTGGTCGAGGTAGAGCTGGAACCCGGTGGCCCCGGCGAGGTTCTTCGCCACCACGCTCAGGTTCGGGTCCGTGACCGCGTCCTCCTCGCCCTTCAGCACCGGGAGCACGCCGCCGGTCCCGACGGCCTTGCGGTGCTCGGTGCTCTCGGTGAGGAACTTCAGGAACTCGATCGCCTCCGGCGGAGCCTCCGAGCCGATCGCGAAGCCGCCGCCGCCGCCGAACGCGTCGGTGACCGCGCCCTTGCCGCCGTCAACGGCCGGGAAGGGGAAGAAGCCGAGGTCGTCGCCCAGGCCCTTGCCGGCGTCGTTCTGGACCGCGGGCGCCCACTGGCCCATCAGCTCCATCGCGGCCTTGCCGTCACCCATGGTCGCGGCCTGACCACCCGGGTCGCCGTACGTCGCGCCGAGATAGCCCTTCTGGAACGGCTGGAGATCGGCCAGTTCCTTCAGCTTCTGCCCCGCCTGGACGAAGGCCGGACCGGTGAAGTCCTTGCTCTCGCCCGCCTGCTTGAGGGCGTCGAGGCCACCGATGCGCATGGAGAGGTACGCCCAGTAGTAGTGGCCGGGCCACTTGTCCTTGCCGGCGAGGGCGATCGGGGTGACTCCCGCCGCCTTCAGCTTCTTGACGTCGTCGATGAACTCCGACCACGTCGCCGGGGGCTGGGCGATCCCGGCCTTCTTGAACAGCGCCTTGTTGTACCAGAAGCCCACCATGCCGATGTCGTCGGGGATGGCGTACGTCTTGCCCTCGACCTGGTAGGCCGACAGCGCGGCGTCGGTGAAGGTGCCGATCCAGTCACCGGTGTCGGCGCTCAGGTCCTTGACCAGGCCCGCGTCGACCTGCTGGCCGAGCACGCCGCCACCCCAGGTCTGGAAGATGTCCGGGGTCTTGCCGGACTGCGTGAGCGTCGTCAGCTTCGCCTTGAACGCCTCGTTCTCGTACGGAACGCTCTTGATGGTGATGTTCGGGTGCTTGGCCTGGAAGTCCTTGATCGCCTGAGCGCCGTAGCTCTTCAGGGGGTCCGTGGTCCAGATGTTCCAGAACTCGACGGTCACCTTGCCGCCGGCTGAGCTCTTGCTCTCGCCGGCGTCGTTCCCGGTACTACCACATCCCCCGAGGACCAGTGCCGACGCCGCCAGGAGCGCCACACCTCGCCGACTCAACTTCACGGTGGTTTCCCTTCTGGATTCCGACCGAAACTTTCGGCTTTCGTCCGATAGTTTCGCGATGTGGCGTACGTTACAGTGGGGTAAGGCTCAGATCAACGGCTGTTGTCCACCTGTTACGCATGGTCGACGGCGAAGGACGAAGCGATCGGCCTGTGGCACCTAAAAGGGATGAATAGGTAGCAATCAGGCGACATTAACGGACAGCCGAAACCGTGGCGGGTCCCAACGGGGAATGGGCGACGCGCGCGGGCGGGTACGAAAACGCCGCCCGCCGCGAAACGTAAACTCGTGCACAGCAGAAACAAGCCGTGCACGCGGAGGAACCCGGACGCCGCCGGGCGAAGTTGCGACGGAAAACGTCAGCGGACGGTCGCGGTGAGACGCTTTCCGTAGGCGTGCTTGACGAGCTCGATCAGGACTTCCTTGCCCGATTCCCGCTTGCGCGCGTCACACAGCATGATCGGCACGTCCCGGCCGAGGTTGAGGGCGAGCTTGACCTCGTCCAGGTCGAAGATCGGAGCACCCTCGAAGCAGTTCACCGCGACGACGAAGGGCGTGCCGCGACGCTCGAAGTAGTCGACGGAGGGGAAGCAGTCGGCGAGCCTGCGGGTGTCCGCCAGCACGACCGCGCCGAGCGCTCCCCGGGCGAGTTCGTCCCAGACGAACCAGAACCGCTCCTGGCCGGGGGTGCCGAAGAGATAGAGGACGAAGTCCTGCCCGATGCTGATCCGGCCGAAATCCATGGCCACCGTGGTGGTGGACTTCGCCTCGACCCCGGACAGGTCGTCCACGCCGACGCTGCGGTCGGTCAGCGTCTCCTCCGTGCGCAGCGGCCGGATCTCCGACACCGCGCCGACCATCGTCGTCTTGCCCACCCCGAAACCCCCGGCGATCAGCAGCTTGATCGCCGTGGGCAACTTCGGGGGGGTCTGCGGCGAATCAGAGCGCCCGAAGGCCATCGAGCACCGCCTTGTACATCCGCTCGTCGAGCACGTCCGTCTCCGGTTGGGGCTGTTGCACGGCCACGAAACCCCGGTCGAACAGGTCGCCGAGGAGGACCCGGACGATCCCGGCCGGCAGGTCCAGATGGGCCGCGATCTCCGCG includes:
- a CDS encoding multicopper oxidase family protein; the encoded protein is MTTDRLMALDLLVSVLTAAAWVSAGVAAAARRTRTTAALFAVALVASLARVWSVLALAGAGWWFVQEKVTVALPLLFAAAAVATAVAGPRVLRAARRPDAVPHSVRTPAVVVTLLGAGYAAAAGLVQTLLIGYPADPGTAVLLLAVVAGAVLVTWRASGGIVPGLRTATAATAVAAVLGVALTFVPATEGTAAARTPGEGAASAGAGAAGAAGSAAGADSAHGGHPASADHSAAHAGSGGHAAAEAPASVVGGPVRPVTALRGPAVPPPGGAVRRFTLTARTATVTLSSGRKVAAWTFDGRVPGPPITAVQGDLVEVRLRNADIASGVTLHWHGYDVPSGEDGVPGLTQEAVPPGGEFVYRFVAAQAGTYWYHTHEVSDLGVRMGLYGTLVVTPKGAAATGTDLTLPVHTFSGTTVTGDHDQPLVRQVAPGTPVRLRLINTDNTPHRFTLAGTPYRLVAVDGTDLTGPGTLGRAGLRLAAGGRYDLAFTMPAGPVVLRTDDRSDAVRLAPGPSGSGTDAGTGTDAGTGTGTGAGTGAGTGTGAGAGTDGGTAAGGRTEDWPELDLTRYGTPAPTPYTPRSRFDRDFTLVLDRGLALAGGKPAYAHTVNGLAFPDIPTEVVREGDLVRLTVVNRGRDTHPWHLHGHRVLVLSRDGRSPTGSPLWLDTFDVRPGEVWEVAFRAVNPGLWMNHCHNLSHADLGMMLHLAYEGVTTPFHGAHGG
- a CDS encoding carbohydrate ABC transporter permease; translated protein: MSAKRHKQSPTSGGPLRSLSLHAIVVITALFVGIPLLYGVLGGFKTTRQLSSNPLGLPDPWVPENYTSVLASASFWRMLWNSTYIAVLTTLVVVAVSAMAAFVFARFAFRGREALFTMFAAGLMFPFAVAILPLFVLLRMFGLLDNPLGVILPQAAFGMPMTIIILRGFFRAIPGEIEEAAILDGCSSFGFFWRILLPMARPAIATVSVLAVVNSWNQFMLPLVVFSDDSLFTIPLGVQQFQGQYATDIARVMAYIVVAMLPALGFYAVAERQLVSGLTAGAVKG
- a CDS encoding carbohydrate ABC transporter permease, giving the protein MKTTRPRSLRLRGFTTILLFLLPALVLFFGLVVAPILLAFYASVFKWNGMRGLPTDFIGLANFTRVLADEVFLGDLWRGLLLIILSVAIQLPLSLGIAMLLNQKIRGRAFFRLLFFAPYVLSEAITAVLFMMILSPTDGLANYILGWFGVDQLDWFADPSTVMMSVFIVMTWKYFGFHMILYIAGRQGIPRELTEAAQIDGATGWKTFRYVTLPLLGPTIRISVFLSVIGAIQLFDLVWIITGGGPSHSSETMAVTMFQFGFKRFQVGYASAISVVMFFISLVFALFYQRYVMRRDLEGASTVLRDQR
- a CDS encoding extracellular solute-binding protein gives rise to the protein MKLSRRGVALLAASALVLGGCGSTGNDAGESKSSAGGKVTVEFWNIWTTDPLKSYGAQAIKDFQAKHPNITIKSVPYENEAFKAKLTTLTQSGKTPDIFQTWGGGVLGQQVDAGLVKDLSADTGDWIGTFTDAALSAYQVEGKTYAIPDDIGMVGFWYNKALFKKAGIAQPPATWSEFIDDVKKLKAAGVTPIALAGKDKWPGHYYWAYLSMRIGGLDALKQAGESKDFTGPAFVQAGQKLKELADLQPFQKGYLGATYGDPGGQAATMGDGKAAMELMGQWAPAVQNDAGKGLGDDLGFFPFPAVDGGKGAVTDAFGGGGGFAIGSEAPPEAIEFLKFLTESTEHRKAVGTGGVLPVLKGEEDAVTDPNLSVVAKNLAGATGFQLYLDQAYPPAVGQEVNDSVAQLIAGTKTPEQVAQAITETAKSE
- a CDS encoding GNAT family N-acetyltransferase, producing the protein MAEPIVRAAAEADMPGLRAVAGHYGLLGMWPERPDFVDAEREFGAVLVGEVDGTIAGFGGTLRRGTVTHLGDLFVLPDHQSSGLGRAILARLLPRDTPKVTFASNDKRALALYVRNGMRPRCPLLYLKRGPLGGRPASRESGPAVPGESGPGEAEVRAAAAMDAHVSGGDRTATLTWYAGLPGVTLHVSGSGYAFARVAGDRVVIGPAGGATPQDCADIVLEAANAHPRAGRVLLAVPGTHPLLPLLLEAGWHIGDMDTLMTSEDFMRLDCYTPHPDLG
- a CDS encoding GTP-binding protein codes for the protein MAFGRSDSPQTPPKLPTAIKLLIAGGFGVGKTTMVGAVSEIRPLRTEETLTDRSVGVDDLSGVEAKSTTTVAMDFGRISIGQDFVLYLFGTPGQERFWFVWDELARGALGAVVLADTRRLADCFPSVDYFERRGTPFVVAVNCFEGAPIFDLDEVKLALNLGRDVPIMLCDARKRESGKEVLIELVKHAYGKRLTATVR
- a CDS encoding glycosyltransferase family 39 protein, which codes for MRIGVPAPDPYGRRDRIVLVVPALAALVGGLWGIRRGSMWQDEATTYAVAGRDLTDLWRTLGNVDAVHGCYYLLVHPLVRLVGDAVPAEVVIRLPSVVATAVAAAGVAAVGRRLASATAGLYAGLAYAASPVVVFHAQDGRPYALVAAAVVEATRLLATALGRPPGDPSGRRTWARYGLAVAVACLLNLFAVLALAAHAVTVLAAAPARKGLGAGRGVARRWAGAVAAALTAVLPVAWAAFGQRGQVAWLERPGLPEVKALVARFAGTGVLLAATVVLVALGLASSRGGGPAGNGGTRRAADAAGPAPGDPIRRGSPGIAMVAVPLAVLPPALLLAVSQIQPLYQDRYVLFSVVGLALALGAGLARAVRLLPGAAPGWLRAAAALALPALLLAASLPAQAAVRRIDSRRDDPAAVARIIGSERRPGDAVLFLPSIRRLVAEAYPDSFRGVHDAALRAGGAESGTLAGRELPAGRIAASLDTAPRVWVVSRPHPAPGDLSSPRDSAKRLLLRESYRRERSVRVLGYVVRLYTRVSP